One genomic window of Bactrocera dorsalis isolate Fly_Bdor chromosome 4, ASM2337382v1, whole genome shotgun sequence includes the following:
- the LOC125778237 gene encoding uncharacterized protein LOC125778237, which yields MVLSESEADSPGPLTLSPTKSKATIFTNWTKEYRHELNIAVDGVKIPTVNNPKILGVTFDSLCSFSPHTPPIIAKVQSRNKILKSLAGSTWGKDKETLLATYKTIDRPVLNYAAPIWSPGCSGTQMRKLQTYQITALRTTTGCLLMSTIEHLHCETLMLPVKQHNELLSKQFLLGLD from the exons ccTCACACTTTCCCCCACGAAATCCAAAGCGACCATATTtacgaactggacgaaggagtatagacacgaacttaatattgcagtcgatggcgttaaaattccgactgtcaataaccctaagattttaggtgtaacattcgatagtctatgctccttctctccccatacgcccccgattatcgccaaggtacagagccgcaacaaaatcctcaagtcgctagccggcagcacatggggaaaagacaaagaaacgttgttggcaacttacaagacAATTGAccggccggtccttaactacgcagcaccaatatggtcgcctggatgcagtggtacgcagatgaggaaacttcagacctacCAGAttactgcactccggaccacgacgggatgccttttGATGTCTACCATAGAACACCTCCACTGTGAGACACTTATGCTCCCTGTAAAgcagcataatgaactcctctccaagcagttcctgctagGAT tAGACTAA